From Triticum aestivum cultivar Chinese Spring chromosome 4A, IWGSC CS RefSeq v2.1, whole genome shotgun sequence, a single genomic window includes:
- the LOC123084547 gene encoding putative disease resistance protein At3g14460, protein MAEVALASAALRLAASPLLKKLLADASTYLGVDMAREFHQLETTIIPQFELVVEAADKGNHRPKLDKWLQELKDAFYMAEDLLDEHEYNLLKRKADGKDSMPPNDSSISSIFMKPLHAASSRMSNMRSDNRNLLRHLNELKATLAKAKDFHELLCLPIGYNAENPTIPSSIVHVATSLPPLKVIGRDKDRDHIINHLTKTTGTAESRTAMYSGLAIVGVGGMGKSTLAQLVYNDKRIKEFFDVTMWVSISRKLDVHRHTREIIESASQGECPRIDNLDTLQRRLKDLLQESGKFLLVLDDVWFEPDSGREWDQLLAPLVSQQTGSKVLVTSRRDTFPASLFCAEVCPLENMEDDQFLELFKHHAFFGPEIQNPRLREKLEKISEKIAKRLGQSPLAAKVVGSQLKGKTSITAWKDALTINIDKLGYKYGIDELVQLWMAAGLVDSCNKNKRVEDIGRECFKEMMSVSFFQPVHDDYTPMYCVIHDLLHDLAESLSKENYFRLEDDSITKIPSTIRHLSVSNLKKLRVLYLSSYSSSMLPESVGKLKHLRIYTSNKKALCQIPNIGKLTSLQQFEEFSVQNKKGYELEQLRYMNEIRGSLSVTNLENKAA, encoded by the exons ATGGCAGAAGTAGCATTAGCTAGTGCTGCCTTAAGATTGGCCGCATCGCCCCTCTTGAAGAAGCTCCTTGCTGATGCTTCAACATACCTTGGAGTGGACATGGCGCGTGAATTCCATCAACTGGAGACCACTATCATACCGCAGTTCGAGCTAGTGGTTGAAGCAGCCGACAAGGGAAATCACAGGCCCAAGTTGGACAAATGGCTTCAAGAACTCAAGGATGCCTTCTATATGGCTGAAGACTTGCTAGACGAGCATGAGTACAACCTCCTCAAGCGCAAAGCAGACGGGAAGGATTCTATGCCGCCTAATGACTCTTCCATTAGCAGCATATTTATGAAGCCTCTACATGCTGCATCAAGCAGGATGTCCAATATGAGATCAGATAACAGAAATTTACTTCGCCATCTCAATGAACTTAAGGCTACCCTAGCGAAAGCTAAGGACTTTCACGAACTGCTGTGCTTACCAATTGGTTATAATGCAGAGAACCCCACCATACCATCATCCATTGTTCATGTGGCTACATCACTGCCACCTCTGAAAGTGATCGGTCGTGATAAGGATCGTGATCATATAATAAATCATCTTACCAAGACAACTGGTACTGCTGAGTCTAGGACTGCTATGTACTCCGGATTGGCCATTGTTGGAGTTGGAGGCATGGGAAAGTCCACTTTGGCACAACTTGTTTACAATGACAAGCGGATAAAAGAATTTTTTGATGTGACGATGTGGGTAAGCATCTCACGCAAACTTGATGTTCACCGTCATACACGGGAGATCATCGAGTCTGCTTCTCAAGGGGAGTGCCCACGCATTGATAACCTTGATACACTTCAGCGTAGGTTGAAAGACTTACTGCAAGAATCCGGAAAATTCCTGCTTGTTTTGGATGATGTTTGGTTTGAACCTGACAGTGGAAGGGAATGGGACCAACTATTAGCTCCTCTAGTTTCCCAACAAACAGGAAGCAAAGTTTTGGTAACCTCTCGAAGGGATACATTTCCAGCTTCTCTTTTTTGTGCGGAAGTGTGTCCTCTGGAAAACATGGAAGACGATCAATTCTTGGAACTCTTCAAACACCATGCATTTTTTGGACCAGAAATTCAAAATCCACGGTTGCGTGAAAAGCTAGAAAAAATTTCAGAGAAGATTGCTAAAAGGCTTGGACAATCTCCTTTGGCGGCAAAAGTTGTGGGTTCCCAGTTGAAAGGGAAAACAAGTATCACTGCTTGGAAGGATGCTCTAACTATAAATATTGACAAATTAG GCTACAAGTATGGCATTGATGAGTTGGTTCAACTTTGGATGGCAGCGGGACTTGTTGATTCGTGCAACAAAAACAAGAGAGTGGAAGACATTGGGAGAGAATGCTTCAAGGAGATGATGTCGGTTTCATTCTTTCAACCAGTACATGACGATTACACACCCATGTACTGTGTTATCCATGATCTCCTTCATGATCTGGCAGAATCACTATCCAAAGAGAACTATTTCAGATTGGAAGATGATAGCATAACAAAAATACCATCCACCATCCGACACTTGTCTGTTAGC AATTTGAAGAAGCTGCGCGTACTATATTTGTCATCTTATAGCAGCAGTATGTTGCCAGAATCAGTTGGGAAGTTGAAGCACCTTCG AATATACACATCAAACAAGAAAGCATTGTGTCAAATTCCTAACATTGGCAAGCTAACTTCACTTCAACAATTTGAGGAATTTTCTGTGCAAAATAAAAAAGGTTATGAGTTAGAACAACTGAGGTATATGAATGAGATTCGTGGCAGTTTAAGTGTCACAAATCTTGAGAAT AAAGCTGCTTAG